The Gemmata palustris genome includes a region encoding these proteins:
- the holB gene encoding DNA polymerase III subunit delta' has protein sequence MSWDRIRGQGSARNTFFAAHEAGRLAHSYLLVGPDGIGKRLFARELAKAFLCEKPPADLTACDRCPACAQVEAGTHPDLLFLRTPEDKHELPVDDMREFCSHVALKPTRGPRKIGIVEDADDFNASSANSFLKTLEEPPPGALLLLIATTTDRQLPTILSRCQVVRFAPLNATDLKAVLEDRGVEDPAKRDRLARLGNGSVSRALALDDDSIWQVRQKLIEGLTSPRPQFQPLAETWSKFNEDAGKETAAQRMRASLVLQFLIEAVQHALKLSLGATVPDLDPTEAPRLKAFADRVGTGVLMELLDKLVEADFFVERRVQLILIVESILSKFPREKG, from the coding sequence ATGTCGTGGGACCGCATTCGCGGGCAAGGCAGCGCTCGGAACACGTTCTTCGCCGCGCACGAGGCCGGGCGGCTCGCGCACTCGTACCTGCTGGTCGGGCCGGACGGGATCGGTAAGCGCCTGTTCGCGCGCGAACTCGCGAAGGCGTTTCTGTGCGAGAAACCGCCCGCGGACCTGACCGCGTGCGACCGGTGCCCCGCGTGCGCGCAGGTCGAAGCGGGCACGCACCCGGACCTGCTCTTCCTCCGCACGCCGGAAGACAAGCACGAGCTGCCGGTCGATGACATGCGGGAATTCTGTTCGCACGTGGCGCTCAAGCCCACGCGCGGCCCACGCAAGATCGGCATCGTTGAAGACGCGGACGACTTCAACGCATCATCGGCCAATTCGTTCCTCAAGACGCTCGAAGAACCGCCGCCCGGCGCGCTCCTGTTACTCATCGCGACCACGACCGACCGGCAACTCCCCACGATCCTGTCGCGGTGCCAAGTGGTGCGGTTCGCGCCGCTCAACGCGACCGATCTGAAAGCGGTCCTCGAAGATCGGGGCGTCGAAGACCCCGCCAAGCGCGACCGCCTCGCGCGGCTCGGGAACGGGAGCGTGTCCCGCGCGCTCGCCCTCGACGACGACTCGATCTGGCAGGTGCGACAGAAGTTGATCGAAGGATTAACGTCCCCGCGCCCGCAATTTCAGCCGCTCGCGGAGACGTGGAGCAAGTTCAACGAGGACGCCGGGAAGGAAACCGCGGCCCAACGAATGCGCGCGTCGCTCGTGCTCCAGTTCCTGATCGAAGCCGTTCAGCACGCACTGAAACTATCGCTCGGCGCAACAGTGCCCGACCTCGACCCAACCGAAGCGCCGCGATTGAAGGCGTTCGCCGATCGCGTGGGCACGGGCGTCCTCATGGAACTGCTCGACAAGCTGGTGGAAGCAGACTTTTTCGTCGAGCGTCGCGTGCAACTCATCCTGATCGTGGAATCGATTCTGTCCAAGTTCCCGCGCGAAAAGGGATAG
- a CDS encoding CHAD domain-containing protein, with product MAEGKWISGLKPGTPIADAAKLVLSERFAVVRHYLPLAASKPFEDVEYVHQLRVGTRRAGAALRAFADALPRKPLKATKAALRTIRRAAGDARDWDVFLAALPGAKTFSTAPAKPALDFLLGYSFGQRAAAQSRLTTAETETGGEFNTLSEALPERAREPDGAGAPANFGALAAQQLGALLGDLSASTEANPTEAHALHALRITAKRLRYAIEIFADCFPPLLKDTIYPAVERVQEVLGEVQDANVSIARIADIRAHASAVMPKQLTRVKKGLDGLAASLRTKVPAGKKAFTFWRKEWLEMMAALKLEVVASVVTA from the coding sequence ATGGCAGAAGGAAAATGGATCTCGGGCCTGAAGCCCGGAACGCCGATCGCGGACGCGGCAAAACTCGTGCTTTCCGAGCGGTTCGCGGTGGTGCGGCACTACCTCCCGCTCGCGGCGAGTAAGCCCTTTGAGGACGTGGAATACGTTCACCAGCTCCGCGTGGGCACGCGCCGCGCGGGGGCCGCGCTGCGCGCGTTCGCCGACGCGCTGCCGCGCAAGCCGCTGAAAGCGACGAAGGCCGCCCTCCGCACGATCCGCCGGGCCGCCGGCGACGCGCGCGACTGGGACGTGTTCCTCGCCGCCCTGCCCGGCGCGAAAACCTTCAGCACGGCTCCCGCGAAGCCCGCACTCGATTTCCTCCTCGGTTACTCGTTCGGCCAGCGCGCCGCCGCACAATCGCGCCTGACGACCGCCGAGACCGAAACGGGCGGCGAGTTCAACACGCTCAGCGAAGCGCTACCCGAGCGCGCCCGCGAACCGGATGGCGCGGGCGCGCCCGCGAACTTCGGCGCGCTCGCCGCCCAGCAGCTCGGAGCGCTCCTCGGCGACCTCTCCGCGAGCACCGAAGCGAACCCCACCGAAGCGCACGCGCTGCACGCGCTACGGATCACCGCGAAGCGCCTCCGCTACGCGATCGAAATCTTCGCGGACTGCTTCCCACCGCTCTTAAAGGACACGATCTACCCGGCCGTCGAACGGGTGCAGGAGGTGCTCGGCGAGGTCCAGGACGCGAACGTCAGCATCGCGCGCATCGCGGACATTCGCGCGCACGCGAGCGCGGTGATGCCGAAGCAGTTGACGCGCGTGAAAAAGGGTCTGGACGGCCTCGCGGCGTCGCTCCGCACGAAGGTTCCCGCCGGCAAGAAGGCGTTTACCTTCTGGCGCAAGGAATGGCTGGAAATGATGGCCGCACTCAAGCTCGAAGTGGTGGCGAGTGTCGTGACCGCGTGA
- the rplU gene encoding 50S ribosomal protein L21, whose amino-acid sequence MYAIFEDGSRQYRVEAGATVVIDHRDIELGQRLELNKVLLLSSGTDTLIGRPLVEGARVLAEVVDFPRVKTITQKFRRRKASRRLKGHTQPHVRVKITHILKAGETAPEAPAAS is encoded by the coding sequence ATGTACGCGATTTTTGAAGACGGGTCGCGGCAGTACCGCGTCGAAGCCGGGGCCACGGTCGTGATCGACCACCGCGACATCGAACTCGGTCAGCGCCTCGAACTGAACAAGGTGCTGCTGCTTTCGAGCGGGACCGACACGCTGATCGGGCGCCCGCTCGTTGAAGGCGCGCGCGTTCTGGCCGAAGTTGTGGACTTCCCGCGGGTCAAGACGATCACCCAGAAGTTCCGCCGGCGCAAGGCGTCGCGGCGGCTCAAGGGCCACACGCAGCCGCACGTGCGCGTGAAGATCACGCACATCCTGAAGGCCGGCGAGACCGCGCCCGAAGCACCGGCCGCGAGCTAA
- a CDS encoding ArnT family glycosyltransferase, whose amino-acid sequence MPRSFLAGPFALAALVTLANVAKPVTVDDTAYLLFARHIASDPTDPYGFSIFWWNQPEPAMEVLCPPVVPYWLALGVKLFGEHVGLLKLWLFPFILLLAWAMRSLLVRFARGTEHFALPLLMLSPAVLPAVNLMLDVPAVALALASVELFIRAALARNWWRAALAGIVAGLAMQTKYSAFVAPAVIVWFGLTHRRVGLAALATGLCVAVFVGWEVWLVQKYGRSHFAFHASSSGGGGWEELIESKFELVPPLASYLGCLAVGAGLLAGSALRISRQWLAGVAITWCIGFALVAILPRRWTLIGGDLPAATGFWQVSGVVWFGTVAACACVLLVRVRNKLRIRANRTSLFLVGWFVIEVVAVFGLTPFPAARRVIGVSLVMGLIAARTATLVRRARPERTSPRWVLVVGIGAGVLVAAFDTLDAYPEKVCARGATHYTRDRRDGETVWFVGHWGFQFYCEREGMMPLIAKQTVARAGDFVVLPLYPEGDNFPRPYGGFAVTHPPEGAADAVGDVECDDWLSAKTVPNFYGGADPVSGRDSPRLRVRVYRLKSDWVMR is encoded by the coding sequence GTGCCCCGTTCTTTTCTCGCCGGGCCGTTCGCGCTGGCCGCGCTGGTCACGTTGGCAAACGTCGCCAAACCGGTCACGGTGGACGATACCGCGTACCTCCTCTTCGCGCGCCACATCGCGTCCGATCCCACGGACCCTTACGGCTTCTCGATTTTCTGGTGGAACCAACCGGAGCCGGCAATGGAAGTGCTGTGCCCGCCGGTCGTTCCGTACTGGCTCGCGCTGGGCGTGAAGCTGTTCGGCGAACACGTCGGGCTGCTGAAACTCTGGTTATTTCCCTTCATTCTGCTACTCGCCTGGGCGATGCGATCGTTGCTGGTTCGTTTCGCGCGCGGAACAGAGCATTTTGCACTTCCGCTGTTAATGCTCTCGCCCGCGGTACTTCCGGCCGTCAATCTGATGCTCGATGTACCGGCCGTGGCGCTCGCGCTTGCCTCGGTGGAGTTGTTCATTCGGGCCGCGCTCGCGCGAAACTGGTGGCGGGCGGCACTTGCGGGGATCGTCGCGGGGTTGGCGATGCAGACGAAGTACAGCGCGTTCGTCGCGCCGGCGGTGATCGTGTGGTTCGGCCTCACGCACCGGCGCGTCGGACTGGCCGCGCTCGCGACGGGGTTGTGTGTGGCAGTGTTTGTCGGCTGGGAGGTGTGGCTCGTACAGAAGTACGGGCGGTCGCACTTCGCGTTCCACGCGAGTTCTTCAGGCGGGGGCGGGTGGGAGGAGTTGATCGAAAGCAAGTTCGAGCTCGTCCCGCCGCTCGCGAGTTACTTGGGGTGCCTCGCGGTCGGGGCCGGTTTGCTCGCCGGTTCCGCGCTGCGTATTTCGCGTCAGTGGCTCGCGGGAGTCGCCATTACATGGTGCATCGGGTTCGCGCTTGTGGCGATCCTCCCGCGGCGCTGGACGCTGATCGGTGGCGACTTACCGGCCGCGACCGGATTTTGGCAAGTGAGTGGAGTCGTGTGGTTCGGTACAGTTGCGGCGTGTGCGTGCGTGCTCCTCGTGCGCGTGCGGAACAAGCTCCGTATTCGCGCGAATCGCACGTCGTTGTTCCTCGTCGGCTGGTTCGTGATCGAAGTGGTCGCCGTGTTCGGGCTGACGCCGTTCCCGGCCGCCCGGCGCGTGATCGGCGTGAGTCTCGTGATGGGGTTGATCGCCGCGCGAACGGCGACTCTGGTTCGTCGCGCCCGCCCGGAACGCACGTCGCCGCGTTGGGTGCTGGTGGTCGGGATCGGGGCCGGTGTGCTGGTGGCCGCGTTCGACACACTCGATGCGTACCCGGAGAAAGTGTGCGCACGAGGCGCGACCCACTACACCCGCGACCGACGAGACGGCGAAACGGTGTGGTTCGTCGGGCACTGGGGGTTCCAGTTCTATTGTGAGCGCGAGGGAATGATGCCGCTGATCGCGAAGCAAACGGTCGCGCGCGCCGGCGATTTCGTCGTGCTCCCGCTGTACCCGGAGGGCGACAACTTTCCCCGACCGTATGGTGGCTTCGCCGTGACGCACCCGCCCGAGGGGGCCGCAGACGCGGTCGGGGACGTGGAGTGCGATGACTGGCTCTCGGCGAAGACGGTGCCGAACTTCTACGGCGGCGCGGACCCGGTCAGCGGGCGCGATTCCCCGCGCCTCCGGGTGCGCGTGTACCGCCTGAAGTCCGATTGGGTGATGCGTTGA
- a CDS encoding 3-oxoacyl-ACP synthase III family protein gives MSSERAITRPKCRSLMGVRVVGTGKYVPDMVVGNDHLHARLGFDSDWIVKRTGILERRHAAPNQATSDLCVEAATDLFAKTGRTAKECDLLVLGTFTPDMSFPSTACLVQDRLGLVGPAIEVEAACAGFMYALMTAAAYVKAGLSDRALVIGGDTNSRVLNPTDIKTYPLFGDGAGAVFVEPAGPEYGVLAYSMGSEGSGGPLLKREACGSRTPITPELLAEGKHFMYMDGYAVFKWAVNILCDTIREVLTAAKLTVEDIGLFVVHQANIRIINAAIDSLNIPRAKVYNNLERYGNTSAGSIPIALDEAAAEGRLKTGDLVVLSGFGAGLAWGTAVIRW, from the coding sequence ATGAGCAGCGAGCGAGCTATAACGCGACCGAAGTGCCGGTCACTGATGGGCGTCCGCGTCGTCGGCACGGGCAAGTACGTCCCGGACATGGTCGTCGGTAACGATCACCTCCACGCCCGCCTCGGGTTCGATTCCGATTGGATCGTGAAGCGCACCGGCATCCTCGAGCGCCGGCACGCGGCGCCGAACCAGGCCACCTCCGATTTGTGCGTGGAGGCCGCGACCGACCTGTTCGCCAAGACCGGGCGCACGGCCAAAGAGTGCGACCTGCTGGTGCTCGGCACGTTCACCCCGGACATGTCGTTCCCCTCAACCGCGTGCCTCGTACAAGACCGCCTCGGACTGGTCGGCCCCGCGATCGAAGTGGAAGCCGCGTGCGCCGGGTTCATGTACGCGCTCATGACCGCCGCGGCGTATGTGAAAGCGGGTCTGAGCGACCGCGCTCTGGTAATCGGGGGAGACACGAACAGCCGCGTGCTGAACCCGACCGACATTAAGACGTACCCACTGTTCGGCGACGGGGCCGGCGCCGTGTTCGTCGAGCCCGCCGGACCGGAGTACGGGGTTCTGGCTTACAGCATGGGGTCCGAGGGCTCGGGCGGGCCGCTCCTGAAGCGCGAGGCGTGTGGCAGCCGCACCCCGATCACGCCGGAGCTGCTCGCCGAGGGCAAGCACTTCATGTACATGGACGGCTACGCGGTGTTCAAGTGGGCCGTGAACATCCTCTGCGACACGATCCGCGAAGTGCTCACCGCGGCGAAGCTCACGGTCGAGGACATCGGGCTGTTCGTAGTGCATCAGGCGAACATCCGCATCATCAACGCGGCCATCGACTCACTCAACATCCCCCGCGCGAAGGTCTACAACAACCTCGAGCGCTACGGGAACACGTCGGCCGGTAGCATTCCCATCGCCCTCGACGAAGCCGCCGCAGAAGGGCGTCTGAAAACCGGCGACCTCGTCGTGCTGAGCGGCTTCGGCGCCGGCCTCGCCTGGGGTACCGCCGTCATTCGGTGGTGA
- a CDS encoding biotin/lipoyl-containing protein: MKESPRVPITAPDLGAQRVTFSLWHVRVGDRVTEGDRVAEVLIPGAIFDVPAPATGTLVERAVLPNDPLTPGTVLGVIEEPGERPV, encoded by the coding sequence GTGAAGGAATCCCCGCGAGTACCGATCACGGCGCCTGACCTCGGTGCGCAGCGCGTCACGTTCAGCTTGTGGCACGTCCGCGTCGGCGACCGCGTGACCGAGGGGGATCGCGTCGCGGAGGTGCTGATTCCCGGCGCGATCTTCGACGTGCCCGCCCCCGCGACCGGCACACTCGTTGAGCGCGCCGTGCTCCCCAACGATCCGCTCACGCCCGGCACCGTGCTCGGGGTGATCGAAGAGCCGGGCGAACGGCCGGTGTGA
- the nadD gene encoding nicotinate-nucleotide adenylyltransferase: MRIGIFGGTFDPIHMGHLILAEQCRSQARLDEVWFVPSYQPPHKSEKGVTRFESRCDMIELAIAGHSAFQVNRIEKELPEPSFTARTLGELHARHPGNEFFLLMGSDCVPDLPGWYEPRLVIERAGLVVVPRPGVMLWTADRLAKALGTIEETVRLQFVACPMIEIASRELRRAIADGMSIRYMVPRAVEEYVRERKLYTTG; this comes from the coding sequence ATGCGCATCGGCATTTTTGGCGGCACGTTTGACCCGATTCACATGGGGCACCTGATCCTTGCCGAACAGTGCCGTTCGCAAGCGAGATTGGACGAAGTGTGGTTCGTGCCGAGTTACCAGCCACCCCACAAGTCCGAGAAGGGCGTGACGCGGTTCGAGTCGCGGTGCGACATGATCGAACTCGCCATCGCCGGGCACTCCGCGTTCCAGGTGAACCGCATCGAAAAGGAGCTGCCGGAGCCGAGCTTCACGGCTCGCACTTTGGGCGAGTTGCACGCGCGGCACCCCGGGAACGAGTTCTTCCTGCTGATGGGTTCGGACTGCGTGCCGGACCTGCCGGGGTGGTACGAACCGCGCCTCGTGATCGAACGTGCCGGTTTGGTGGTGGTGCCGCGCCCGGGTGTTATGCTCTGGACCGCGGACCGGCTCGCGAAGGCGCTGGGCACGATCGAGGAAACGGTGCGATTACAGTTCGTCGCGTGCCCGATGATCGAGATCGCGAGTCGGGAACTCCGGCGCGCGATCGCGGACGGGATGAGTATCCGGTACATGGTCCCGCGGGCGGTGGAGGAGTACGTGCGCGAGCGCAAGCTCTACACCACGGGGTGA
- the lipA gene encoding lipoyl synthase, which yields MRSLTLLDKPEQPAPPPRTGNRLPAWLKRPLPTGNGNNFTAHLIEDLKLETVCESAKCPNRPECWSRRTATFMIMGNLCTRTCSFCSVPKGAPEHLEVDEPSRLAEAAVRLGLKHVVITSVTRDDLPDGGATHFADCIAAVRARMPSAAVEVLTPDFLGDPVAIDTVTDANPEVFNHNLETVPRLHRTVRGRALYHRSLGLLERVKRRAPHIVTKAGLMLGIGETIDELFDVLADLRAIKCDVLTLGQYLAPTVKHMPVARFVPPGEFDTLAATARLMGFKQVVAGPYVRSSYHADDMVPTREGIPASTDHGA from the coding sequence ATGCGCTCCCTCACGCTTCTTGATAAACCTGAACAGCCTGCTCCACCGCCGCGAACGGGCAACCGGCTCCCGGCATGGCTGAAGCGCCCACTCCCGACCGGGAACGGGAACAACTTCACCGCGCACCTAATCGAAGACCTCAAACTCGAAACGGTGTGCGAGAGCGCGAAGTGCCCGAACCGGCCGGAGTGCTGGTCGCGCCGCACGGCCACGTTCATGATTATGGGCAACCTCTGCACGCGGACGTGCAGCTTCTGCTCCGTGCCCAAAGGCGCGCCCGAGCACCTCGAGGTCGACGAGCCCTCGCGCCTCGCCGAAGCCGCCGTTCGTTTGGGTTTGAAGCACGTCGTGATTACGTCCGTCACGCGCGACGACCTCCCGGACGGCGGGGCCACACACTTCGCGGACTGCATTGCGGCTGTACGCGCGCGAATGCCCTCGGCCGCTGTCGAAGTCCTCACGCCGGACTTCCTCGGTGACCCCGTCGCCATCGACACCGTGACCGATGCGAACCCCGAGGTGTTCAACCACAACCTCGAAACGGTTCCGCGCCTGCACCGCACCGTTCGCGGGCGGGCGCTGTACCATCGGAGCCTCGGGTTACTCGAGCGCGTGAAGCGCCGGGCGCCGCACATCGTCACGAAGGCCGGGCTGATGCTCGGCATCGGCGAAACGATTGATGAACTCTTCGACGTGCTGGCCGACCTCCGCGCGATCAAGTGCGATGTGCTCACACTCGGGCAGTACCTCGCCCCGACCGTGAAGCACATGCCGGTGGCTCGATTCGTGCCGCCGGGCGAGTTCGATACCCTGGCCGCGACCGCACGGCTCATGGGGTTCAAGCAAGTTGTTGCGGGGCCGTATGTGCGGTCCAGCTACCACGCGGACGACATGGTACCCACCCGTGAAGGAATCCCCGCGAGTACCGATCACGGCGCCTGA
- a CDS encoding lipoyl(octanoyl) transferase LipB, translating into MTERPEQPDFAPERVLSAYLLGALEFDALTALQRRLVYDVSGDRDTAALVLCEHPPGITIGREGSAAHIRPNVNALAARRWPVRWVSRGGGVMLHQPGQVACYLIFPLDALNISAGRFVTELQAVAVDLCREFGVEALPDPAHPGASANGRRIAHVGVAVRSWVSSFGLIVNANPDLEPFRDVRCDGAPAPMTSLQRESPLRVRVAGVRQRLLELIAARFGFARVSVFHNHPADLPRPTRHALPHAS; encoded by the coding sequence GTGACCGAGCGGCCGGAACAACCCGATTTCGCCCCCGAGCGCGTCCTCTCGGCATACCTACTCGGTGCCCTGGAGTTCGACGCCCTGACCGCGCTCCAGCGCCGGCTGGTCTACGACGTCAGCGGCGACCGCGACACCGCGGCCCTGGTCCTCTGCGAGCACCCGCCCGGAATCACGATCGGGCGCGAAGGGAGTGCGGCCCACATCCGCCCCAACGTGAACGCGCTCGCCGCCCGGCGCTGGCCGGTTCGGTGGGTGAGTCGCGGCGGCGGGGTGATGCTCCACCAACCGGGGCAGGTCGCGTGCTACCTCATATTCCCACTCGACGCGCTTAACATTTCGGCCGGGCGTTTCGTTACCGAACTGCAAGCGGTCGCGGTTGATCTGTGTCGCGAGTTCGGCGTCGAAGCCCTCCCCGACCCGGCCCACCCCGGCGCGAGCGCAAACGGTCGGCGCATTGCCCACGTCGGCGTCGCGGTCCGCAGTTGGGTCAGCTCCTTCGGACTGATTGTGAACGCGAACCCGGACCTCGAACCGTTCCGGGACGTGCGGTGCGACGGCGCCCCCGCACCCATGACCTCGCTCCAGCGCGAAAGTCCGCTCCGGGTGCGCGTCGCCGGTGTGCGCCAGCGCCTCCTCGAGTTGATCGCGGCCCGCTTCGGTTTCGCCCGTGTTTCGGTCTTCCACAACCACCCCGCGGACCTTCCGCGCCCGACACGACATGCGCTCCCTCACGCTTCTTGA
- a CDS encoding galactose-1-phosphate uridylyltransferase, which produces MNVDPEFRCDPVTGRWVVIAPERARRPIALSGHAPRHRTNGESRPCPFCPGQESETPNEVYALRGAGTEPNGPGWQLRIVPNMYPAVRPTEEPNPLTPFPKKEGGTEPSSVLSPSSKKGGAKTGTDSAIPDVIGSAPPSFLGKGAGGVGLFASVPATGVAEVLIECAEHVDDPTQLTDDQFAEVFRAYRVRMRALAADPRLAHVAVFKNVGAEAGASLAHTHSQIIATPIVPELARAELVGAEVYHTRTGRCAFCDIVEQELADGSRLVARSANFAVVTTFAPRFAYEMWVIPVSHRPRYESLTDAESTELAALLKRVLRALDAVLNAPAYNWFLHTTPLHAGAPEHYHWHLEVLPRTARPAGLEWGFGCHITTIAPEQAASELRTVLPDVA; this is translated from the coding sequence ATGAATGTCGATCCCGAATTCCGTTGCGATCCCGTGACCGGGCGGTGGGTCGTTATCGCCCCGGAACGTGCCCGGCGCCCGATCGCGTTGAGCGGGCACGCGCCGCGCCACCGCACGAACGGTGAGAGCCGGCCGTGCCCGTTTTGCCCCGGTCAGGAGAGCGAGACGCCGAACGAGGTCTACGCCCTCCGCGGGGCCGGAACGGAACCGAACGGCCCGGGCTGGCAGCTCCGCATCGTGCCGAACATGTACCCGGCCGTGAGACCGACAGAAGAACCTAACCCCCTAACCCCCTTCCCTAAGAAGGAAGGGGGAACAGAACCGTCTTCGGTGTTAAGCCCCTCCTCTAAGAAGGGAGGGGCTAAAACCGGTACTGATAGCGCGATACCTGATGTGATTGGTTCTGCTCCCCCTTCCTTCTTAGGGAAGGGGGCTGGGGGGGTAGGTCTCTTCGCCTCTGTTCCCGCGACGGGTGTCGCAGAAGTCCTGATCGAGTGCGCGGAACACGTCGACGACCCCACGCAGCTTACCGACGACCAGTTCGCCGAGGTGTTCCGGGCGTACCGCGTGCGGATGCGTGCTCTCGCGGCCGATCCGCGCCTGGCACACGTTGCGGTGTTCAAAAATGTTGGGGCAGAAGCGGGCGCGTCGCTCGCACACACGCACTCGCAGATCATTGCCACGCCCATCGTCCCGGAACTGGCGCGCGCGGAACTGGTCGGCGCGGAGGTCTACCACACGCGCACGGGGCGGTGCGCGTTCTGCGACATCGTTGAGCAGGAACTGGCCGACGGCTCGCGCTTGGTGGCGCGCTCTGCGAATTTCGCCGTGGTGACCACGTTCGCACCGCGGTTCGCTTACGAAATGTGGGTTATACCGGTCTCGCACCGGCCGCGGTACGAGTCGCTCACCGACGCCGAATCGACGGAACTCGCCGCGCTCCTGAAGCGCGTTCTGCGTGCCCTCGACGCGGTGCTGAACGCGCCCGCTTACAACTGGTTCCTTCACACGACGCCGCTGCACGCGGGCGCACCGGAGCACTACCACTGGCACCTCGAAGTGCTCCCGCGCACGGCGCGCCCGGCCGGTCTGGAGTGGGGGTTCGGGTGCCACATCACGACCATCGCCCCGGAACAGGCGGCGAGCGAGTTGCGCACCGTGTTGCCGGACGTTGCGTGA
- the tmk gene encoding dTMP kinase, producing MPRPVFLSLDGLDGTGKSTQCRLLVEWLSAQKIPVTQCADPGGTPLGQELRKLLLFGREHTIATTTEALLFMASRAQLVEEVIRPALERGEVVISDRFLLANVVYQGHAGGLSADALWQVGAFATGGLEPDLTLVFDLPPDIAVTRRNREADRMEERGADYYARVSTGFKYEAGMRPAKYRLIDATPDADAVQKVARREVSRLLSDHGWNVQE from the coding sequence ATGCCGCGCCCCGTGTTCCTGTCGCTCGACGGTCTGGACGGCACCGGCAAATCGACACAGTGCCGGTTGCTAGTCGAGTGGCTGAGTGCGCAGAAGATTCCGGTCACCCAATGCGCCGACCCCGGTGGTACACCACTCGGCCAGGAACTGCGGAAGCTGCTACTCTTCGGGCGCGAGCACACCATCGCGACCACCACGGAAGCTTTGCTATTCATGGCGTCGCGGGCGCAACTCGTGGAAGAAGTGATCCGCCCGGCGCTCGAGCGCGGTGAAGTGGTGATTTCGGACCGGTTCCTCCTCGCGAACGTGGTTTATCAGGGGCACGCGGGCGGGCTCAGTGCGGATGCCTTGTGGCAGGTCGGCGCGTTCGCTACCGGCGGACTCGAACCCGACCTCACACTCGTCTTCGATCTCCCTCCCGACATCGCGGTCACGCGCCGGAACCGCGAAGCTGATCGCATGGAGGAGCGCGGGGCGGATTATTACGCGCGTGTGAGCACGGGCTTCAAATACGAAGCCGGGATGCGCCCCGCAAAATACCGCCTCATCGACGCGACCCCGGACGCCGACGCGGTGCAGAAGGTCGCGCGCCGCGAGGTGAGCCGGCTCTTGAGCGATCACGGGTGGAACGTACAAGAATAG
- a CDS encoding GspE/PulE/PilB domain-containing protein: MQKHPDADAFVREYLTRPTSATTRLVFADWLEETGVPHNAAWAYFIRLRNEAERYGTDSDERLELLRQADEYAPKIRAQLTIAASLFVGYPKSLLQLLPASNITVRLANFEVPPPAFELMPESVARENLVLPLDEQQQTLLVATPHPHNYDTVQKLSFILNRDIIQVAADESDVLAAINRAFGDHEYENFDSAPLITGFTDPPMIRRHDVAAEYESVSDPVVRFVNLLAAEAIGARADRILLYPDIHFLGVRYRIDGEWVEEEQVPLRVLRGVTTRLAIMGQIDPDRVFAQPFGMELLTGEFVIRVHERRFRLRVTIQPSPDGPATQLDIAREPTENS; this comes from the coding sequence ATGCAGAAGCACCCCGACGCCGATGCGTTCGTTCGCGAGTACCTGACCCGGCCCACGAGCGCGACCACGCGGCTCGTGTTCGCGGACTGGCTCGAAGAAACCGGCGTCCCGCACAACGCAGCGTGGGCGTACTTCATTCGCCTGCGCAACGAGGCCGAGCGCTACGGCACCGACAGTGACGAGCGCCTCGAACTGCTCCGGCAAGCCGACGAATACGCTCCGAAAATTCGCGCGCAGCTCACAATCGCAGCGAGCCTCTTCGTCGGCTACCCCAAATCGCTGCTTCAACTGCTCCCCGCGTCGAACATCACCGTGCGCCTCGCGAACTTCGAGGTTCCACCGCCCGCGTTTGAACTGATGCCGGAATCCGTGGCACGCGAGAACTTGGTTCTGCCGCTCGACGAGCAACAGCAGACACTTCTCGTCGCAACACCCCACCCACACAACTACGACACCGTACAGAAGCTCAGTTTCATACTGAACCGCGACATTATTCAAGTTGCTGCAGACGAGAGCGACGTGCTGGCCGCGATCAACCGCGCGTTCGGGGACCACGAGTACGAGAACTTCGATTCGGCCCCGCTCATCACCGGGTTCACCGACCCACCGATGATTCGCCGGCACGATGTGGCGGCCGAATACGAGTCGGTTAGTGACCCCGTCGTTCGGTTCGTAAACCTGCTCGCGGCCGAAGCGATCGGTGCGCGAGCGGACCGAATTCTTCTTTACCCGGACATTCACTTCCTCGGCGTTCGCTACCGGATCGACGGCGAGTGGGTCGAAGAGGAGCAGGTGCCGCTCCGCGTGCTCCGCGGGGTCACGACCCGTCTCGCGATCATGGGCCAGATCGACCCCGACCGCGTTTTCGCCCAACCCTTCGGAATGGAACTCTTAACGGGCGAGTTCGTGATCCGCGTTCACGAGCGCCGATTCCGCCTGCGCGTGACGATTCAACCGTCCCCGGACGGCCCGGCTACGCAACTCGACATCGCCCGCGAGCCGACCGAGAATTCGTAG